Part of the Macadamia integrifolia cultivar HAES 741 unplaced genomic scaffold, SCU_Mint_v3 scaffold337, whole genome shotgun sequence genome is shown below.
tatatatatatatatatatatataaaaggatccggatcctctccatagagtaATGGGGAGAAAAGCTGTAAATATTCAATCCAAGAACTTGAACTATGAACAAAGGTGTGGGCTTGGAGACATTTACAGTAACACTAGAGAAAGCCCGTTGGTACTTCTTAAATATTCAACCCAAAAACTCAAGCTATTAGGTGAAGAATTAACAAGTATACGAGGGATAGAAGGCCTCAGAAATAACTGATGTGGGACTATTCTCTCAACATGATCAATCTTCATAGAACCACCTCAAACTATAATAGTTGTGAACACCCTAAGGCTTGCACTGAGATGTTCATTGAGACTTTTAAGAGAAATGAAATTTGATTCGACTATCCAAAATATGGTCCATGTAATAGGTgtgaatttcttctcttttttgctttctttataatttctaatttctatgCTTCATATGTGCTGTCCTGAGTCTACTCCTGAGTGGCCTGgggctctctctctcgctctctcttaCCTTGTGGGCTTATTCTATGGGTTTATTATGCCGATCTCCTTTTCTGCTTTCTAGAAACCATTTTGTTCTTCTTACCACTTTGTAGTGCTTTCTCACGGAAGTACATACCATCTCAACTCACGGATTAAATCAAAATTGTCTTTCTCCGAACGTTGAGCCAATTTCCTGATTTCCTCTCTCCTAATCCTTCTACTGCTGCTTTTTTGACAAAGTCAATTGTAAATCCTCCAGAGACCCACATCCTAGAAGTCCAAAGCCAGCATATCCACTCTCACagctttgttttcttccacttgcttttattttatctcACGTCTTCTCAACCACCATTAATTGATGCTCCGAACGTTTTTCCTCTCTAGTTCTCTACTTGTCAACTGAGGCAACTTCAGAATGGACCCCAGTTGCTCTGTCTTTCCAGTGACTGAAAATAGTGGAAGTTGGCATGGGTCGTTACTTTCAAAACCCAGAAAGCTTTAGCTTAGACTTTCGGAACCCAGAAAGCTTTTAGGCTCTCTCACTAGTCTTTTTCTGGGTTTTTCAATCAGTCATATCTAAAAGACAAATGTGATAATGGTTTGTCTGAGTTTCTTGAAGTGAAACCCCTTTTAGTTGTCTTTTCTTGAAGTGAAACCCCTTTTAGTTGTCTTTGTTTCCTCTGTAAAGGCAGTTGAGAGATGGGCAGTGTACTCTACTTGCTCTGCCTTTTCTGTCAGATGCTGTTGCTTCCTGGGCTATCTTCTTCTCATCCCTTATGCACCGACTCAAGTGGGTTTTTCTTATCTCTTTccctaatttctatttcttcttgcaAATCGTTTCTGATACTTGTTGGTATTCTGTACCTGAATGTTGAGCTTCTGTTATTGTTGCAGTGGCACCTAATACTCTGAAGGCGCCTCTGACCTTCTGTCCTTATAATGGAAAAGCCTGTTGTAATTCTACCCAAGATTATCAGTTGCAGAAAGAGTTTCAATCTATGAACATCTCAGATCCTGCCTGTGCCTCTGTGATGAAATCTATTCTTTGTGCGGTAAGGTTTAAACTTTTGATTTTAACATTTCCTCTGCCAAGGAATCAATTCTACTGAGTGTGACAACTAAGTGCAGGAAAGCATTTCAAAAGATTGTTTGCTAGATCTAATGGGGCCTAATATGTTGGATTTTATACCGCAAAACATGTCTTCATTGTTgaatttgtttttattgattTAGAAACATCCCTGCCTCTAATAATTTATATTACATTTGTTTGCAGACCTGTGATCAGTTCTCTGCTCAGCTATTTAAGATTGAATCTAAGCCTCGGTCAGTTCCTGTTCTATGCAACTCCACCATATCAGTAGATTCAACCCAGTCTAACAGTGCAGCAAATGACTATTGCGGAGTGGTCTGGGATACTTGCCAAAGAGTGTCTATGTTGCATTCCCCCTTTGCTCCTGCATTGCAAGGTAGTGCAGGAACACCTGTGAATATCAGTTCTTCCAAACTAAATGATCTTTGGGAGTCAAAAAGTGATTTCTGCCAAGCATTTGGTGGAGCTTCTGCTAATGATTCAGTATGTTTTGATGGTGAGCCGGTTTCTCTGAATAATACTGGCACCATAAGTCCCCCCAATGGTCTGTGCCTTGAGAAAATTGGGAATGAAAGTTACCTGGATCTGGCTCCGCATCCTGATGGTTCTAACCGTGTCTTTTTGGCTGACCAAAAAGGTAGGATATGGTTGGCAACTGTTCCTGAAGCAGGATCTGGGGGAACATTAGGACTTGATGTATTAAGTCCTTTTCTAGATATATCAGATCAAGTATGTTTTGATACCCAGTTAGGACTGATGGGTATCGCATTTCATCCAAACTTTGTGCACAATGGCCGCTTCTTTGTTTCGTTCAACTGTGACAAGGCTCAATGGGGTGGATGTTTTGGGAGATGTTCATGTAATTCAGATGTGAAGTGTGATCCTTCAGTTCTTGCTTCGTATGCAGGGGGCTCTCCGTGTCAATATTATAGTGTTATCTCAGAATTTACTGTTAATGGTACCGCATCGCAGATTTCCTTGGTATGCTTCTAAAATCTTTTCGTGTTTATTTTTCACAATGCTATGATGGAAAATCTAATGGATTTGATCAATTTCCAGGCAACAAGAGGCAATCCATCAGAGGTTAGAAGGATCTTTACCATGGGTCTTCCATTTGTAGCTCATCATGGGGGCCAGATTATCTTTGGACCCTCTGATGGATATTTATACTTTATGATGGGAGATGGTGGAGGTGAAGGTGACCCTTTCAATTTTGCCCAAAACAAGAAATCTTTGCTTGGAAAGATTATGAGGTTCGATGTAGATAATTTACCAAGTGAGTATCATAACATCATTCTCGGTAGTTCACCTCTGTTGCCAACAGGCAGCATTGT
Proteins encoded:
- the LOC122068056 gene encoding HIPL1 protein-like, which codes for MGSVLYLLCLFCQMLLLPGLSSSHPLCTDSMAPNTLKAPLTFCPYNGKACCNSTQDYQLQKEFQSMNISDPACASVMKSILCATCDQFSAQLFKIESKPRSVPVLCNSTISVDSTQSNSAANDYCGVVWDTCQRVSMLHSPFAPALQGSAGTPVNISSSKLNDLWESKSDFCQAFGGASANDSVCFDGEPVSLNNTGTISPPNGLCLEKIGNESYLDLAPHPDGSNRVFLADQKGRIWLATVPEAGSGGTLGLDVLSPFLDISDQVCFDTQLGLMGIAFHPNFVHNGRFFVSFNCDKAQWGGCFGRCSCNSDVKCDPSVLASYAGGSPCQYYSVISEFTVNGTASQISLATRGNPSEVRRIFTMGLPFVAHHGGQIIFGPSDGYLYFMMGDGGGEGDPFNFAQNKKSLLGKIMRFDVDNLPSAKEMTDMNLWGNYSIPKDNPASKDPDLQPEIWASGLRNPWRCCFDAERPSYFICSDDGQDRYEEVDIITKGGNYGWRVYEGPYAFTPKKAPGGNTSANSINPIFPVMGYDHSALNNSGGSAAIIGGYYYRSLTDPCTYGKYIYADLYAGAIWAGTENPENSGNFSTSQIPFSCAHDSPIQCTSTEGSPLPSLGYIYSFGEDNKKDLYILATNGVYRFASPSRCNYSCSKENVTATSPSPSPTNSGSPLRKQYHDLALLVSSLMLLLGFTF